The window GCTCGACATCACGGAGGGGCTCGAACACTGGGCCCCAGAGTTCGCTAGAGAGATCGATTTCTCCAGCCGTGCCATAGCTGAAACGAAGCCAAAGCGTGTAGCCGGCAACGTAACGCACTTCGAGAACACGAAACATGACGACTACTCCAGCGGAGGGATGGGCTTGAGGCGTTCGTGTTGGCGCGCGAGGTTCCAGTCCTCGAGCAGGATGCCGACCGTAATTCCATACTCGCCATAGGTGGCGTGGAAATGAGGCGGGTCGTGTTCGCGATAGAGA is drawn from Acidobacteriota bacterium and contains these coding sequences:
- a CDS encoding DUF2442 domain-containing protein, with translation MFRVLEVRYVAGYTLWLRFSYGTAGEIDLSSELWGPVFEPLRDVEQFKRVQVNPELHTISWPNGADLAPEFLHSQVRVHA
- a CDS encoding DUF4160 domain-containing protein; translated protein: MPEISRFLGIVIAILYREHDPPHFHATYGEYGITVGILLEDWNLARQHERLKPIPPLE